Below is a genomic region from Rubrobacter aplysinae.
CCTCACGCGGCGCACCTTGTCGGCGGCCTCGGGTATGAAGTCCTGGCCGCCGAACCCCGGATCTACGCTCATGACGTTCGCGTAGTCCACGTACGGCAGCGCCCACTCGACGGCCTCGGGGGAGGTAGCCGGGCTGAGGGACAGCCCCGCCTCGCAGCCTCCGGCCAGGATCATCGCCAGGGTGCGGTACAGGTGGCGGACGGCCTCGGGCTGGACGCTTATGCTGCACACCCCGGCCTCTATAAACGCCGGGATGAGATCATCCGGGTTTATAACCTGCAGGTGGACGTCCACGGGTAGGAACGTTGCGGACACGAGCGAGGCCGCGACCGCGGGACCGAGGCTCAGGTTGGGGACGAAATGATTGTCCATGACGTCGAAGTGGACCAGTTCGGCGCCACCCGCTCCCGTGGCGCGCACCTGACCGGCGAGGTCCGCAAAGTCAGCCGCGAGTATCGAGGGGCCGCCGGCTACCCGTCCATCAAACCCAGAGAAAAACCCCAATGCGCCTCCCGGTCCAACCGGCGGGCGGGGGCCGGTCCTGCGTCCGGCACCAAGACGCCCGCCAATATTCTACGGCCGGGTATTCTACACAAACCTGCATAGACGAGCGGCTCCCTAGTCGCGAGTCAGACGGTCCTTCAGGGATTTCATCGAGGAGGCTATTATGCGGGAGACCCTCCGCTGGGGCAGGCCGAGCCTGCGTCCGATCTCGGTCTGCGAGAGATCCTTGTAGAAGAACAGGTAGACCACCCTGCGCTGGAGCTCGGTAAGCTGTTGCAGGCCTTCTTCGAGGACGATCCTATCTTCCACCGGTAGCGAGAAGCTCTCGTGTCTGAGACTCCTGATGGCCGAGAGGTCCGCCTCCTCCGCGCCGTCGAGGGAAGAAACCTCCGTGTCCGAGAATAGCTTCAGTAGCTCGTGGACGCCTTCCGGGGTCAGATTGACCTCGGTGGCGATCTCCTCCGGCAGCGGCAGACGCCCGAGCTCGGCGCTCAGACGCGCCGTGGCCTCGGATACGCGGGCGTACAGGCTCCGCGCCCAGCGGGGCCGCTTTACGAGGCCGTTATCCCGAAAGTGGTGCCGGAGCTCGCCGTCGATCTTGGCGTAGGCGTAGGAGCCAAATCCGGCCTCGTACCCGGGATCGTAGCCGCGCACCGCCTTCAAAAGCCCGACGTAACCCACCTGTAGAAGCTCCTCGTAGCTCTCGTCGGAGTGCGTGGCGTAGCGGCGGACGATGTGGGCGAGCAGGCGCTCGTGCTCGTCGAGGATGCGCCGCAGGGCGTGGTCGTCACCCTCACGATACGCGGCGAGAGACGATGGCGTCCCGGAGTCGTCCGTCCGCCGGGCTCCGGCAATGCCGTAGACACCATAAGCGTCGTGAGCACCATAAGGGTCCAGAGACAACCCTAGACCCGGCCCCCACAACCCGCGCACGCGGAACACGCGGAATAGCGCCCCGCATGGCGCGACAGGAGCGTAAGAGATGAGTTTAGGATCGCATACGGCATACCAGTTTGTCGTAAAACCCGGCGGAGAGCTTTAACGGAGTTAACGGAAGCCCGGGCTCTTCCAGCTCCGGCGGGGTGTAGATAGGGTTGGCGCCGGTTGAGATGATGCTACAGCCTGACGCCGGGGATTACGGGGTGCGA
It encodes:
- a CDS encoding sigma-70 family RNA polymerase sigma factor; translated protein: MFRVRGLWGPGLGLSLDPYGAHDAYGVYGIAGARRTDDSGTPSSLAAYREGDDHALRRILDEHERLLAHIVRRYATHSDESYEELLQVGYVGLLKAVRGYDPGYEAGFGSYAYAKIDGELRHHFRDNGLVKRPRWARSLYARVSEATARLSAELGRLPLPEEIATEVNLTPEGVHELLKLFSDTEVSSLDGAEEADLSAIRSLRHESFSLPVEDRIVLEEGLQQLTELQRRVVYLFFYKDLSQTEIGRRLGLPQRRVSRIIASSMKSLKDRLTRD
- the rpe gene encoding ribulose-phosphate 3-epimerase → MGFFSGFDGRVAGGPSILAADFADLAGQVRATGAGGAELVHFDVMDNHFVPNLSLGPAVAASLVSATFLPVDVHLQVINPDDLIPAFIEAGVCSISVQPEAVRHLYRTLAMILAGGCEAGLSLSPATSPEAVEWALPYVDYANVMSVDPGFGGQDFIPEAADKVRRVRQMADVPVEVDGGITEKTAPGMVEAGARVLVAGSAVFGGDPATEMGKIIASGRRASSGAEPG